From a single Miscanthus floridulus cultivar M001 chromosome 8, ASM1932011v1, whole genome shotgun sequence genomic region:
- the LOC136474934 gene encoding uncharacterized protein has protein sequence MDEENDIVGIRVANPTPGEDYGFQHLVEIGFNEDDLQDQQKVYTYNIGETTDVRMLTPGSIILIENEEGSFDHNSAAYKSTHYGAPVLNEDGLLVGICYNNSGDQAAGYYSAYNAQSIADKIERNQGRNFTSIAVALQHLRQ, from the exons ATGGATGAGGAAAATGATATTGTTGGGATTCGTGTTGCCAATCCAACACCAGGAGAAGACTATGGTTTTCAGCATTTGGTAGAGATTGGTTTCAACGAAGACGATCTTCAAGATCAACAAAAAGTATATACATACAACATCGGCGAAACTACTGATGTCCGGATGCTAACGCCTGGTTCAATCAT ATTAATTGAGAATGAAGAAGGGTCATTCGATCATAATTCAGCAGCGTACAAATCTACACACTATGGTGCACCAGTACTCAACGAGGATGGGCTACTTGTTGGCATATGTTATAACAACAGTGGAGATCAAGCTGCAGGATATTATAGTGCATATAACGCCCAGTCGATAGCTGATAAAATTGAGCGTAATCAAGGAAGAAATTTCACG AGTATTGCAGTTGCTTTGCAGCATTTGCGGCAATGA
- the LOC136478142 gene encoding polyadenylate-binding protein 2-like: MDEEEHEVYGQEIPEDGDMDGADVDMAAAGDDAAKLQELDEMKRRLKEMEEEAAALRDMQAKVAKEMQGGDPSASTAEAKEQVDARSVYVGNVDYACTPEEVQQHFQACGTVNRVTILTDKFGQPKGFAYVEFLEQEAVQEALNLNESELHGRQIKVAPKRTNVPGMKQRPPRGYNPYHGYPYRSYGAPYFPPYGYGRAPRFRRPMRYRPYI, translated from the exons ATGGACGAGGAGGAGCACGAGGTTTACGGCCAGGAGATCCCGGAGGACGGCGACATGGACGGCGCCGACGTTGATATGGCGGCCGCCGGGGATGACGCGGCGAAG CTGCAGGAGCTCGACGAGATGAAGCGCAGGCTGaaggagatggaggaggaggccgccgccCTCCGCGATATGCAGGCCAAGGTCGCCAAGGAGATGCAAG GAGGTGACCCTAGTGCATCTACAGCTGAGGCAAAGGAGCAGGTGGATGCCCGCTCTGTCTATGTTGGAAAT GTTGATTATGCTTGCACCCCAGAAGAAGTGCAGCAGCATTTCCAAGCATGTGGAACTGTCAACAGGGTGACAATCTTGACTGACAAGTTTGGGCAGCCAAAAGGTTTTGCTTATGTTGAATTTCTGGAACAAGAAGCTGTCCAGGAAGCTCTTAACTTGAATGAATCTGAATTGCATGGTCGCCAGATTAAG GTTGCACCGAAGAGGACTAATGTCCCTGGGATGAAGCAGCGTCCACCACGTGGGTATAATCCCTACCATGGCTACCCCTATAGATCATATGGAGCACCGTACTTCCCCCCATATGGTTATGG GAGGGCTCCCAGATTCCGCCGCCCTATGCGCTACAGACCTTACATCTGA